A region from the Halosolutus gelatinilyticus genome encodes:
- a CDS encoding DMT family transporter: MARALDVALFLLLAVLWGFSFPAISVGLEYLPPILFAAVRYDVAAVLLLGYAAFRAGTRLPREKNDVLAIVGGGVFLVAGNGMLFYGQQNVPSGAAAIIQALVPIFTALWALLLLGERLSPLGAAGVAIGFVGIGFVVRPDPTNLLAGDTVARLFIVCQVVSVALGTVLVQRAGPTLPRIPLTGWSMLVGALVLHAVSAGLGEAPAVGALASTAVAMILYLGVFSTAIAFLIYFTILEEHGAFEAALVAYLVPIVATIVGVFVLGESITALTFVGFGLVATGFALLKRRAIADVTGIASSVGRP; encoded by the coding sequence ATGGCCCGCGCGCTCGACGTGGCGCTGTTTCTGCTGCTGGCGGTGCTGTGGGGGTTCTCGTTTCCGGCGATCTCGGTCGGACTCGAGTACCTGCCGCCGATCCTGTTCGCGGCCGTCCGGTACGACGTGGCGGCGGTGCTGTTGCTCGGGTACGCCGCGTTCAGGGCCGGAACGCGGCTACCGCGGGAGAAAAACGACGTTCTGGCGATCGTCGGCGGCGGCGTGTTCCTCGTCGCCGGCAACGGGATGCTGTTCTACGGCCAGCAGAACGTCCCGAGCGGCGCGGCCGCGATCATCCAGGCGCTGGTCCCCATCTTCACGGCGCTGTGGGCGCTCCTGTTGCTCGGCGAGCGCCTGTCGCCGCTCGGCGCGGCGGGCGTCGCGATCGGCTTTGTTGGGATCGGCTTCGTCGTTCGCCCCGATCCGACCAACCTGCTGGCCGGCGACACCGTGGCCCGGCTCTTCATCGTCTGTCAGGTGGTCAGCGTCGCGCTCGGCACCGTCCTCGTCCAGCGCGCCGGGCCGACGCTCCCCCGCATCCCGCTGACGGGGTGGTCGATGCTCGTCGGCGCGCTCGTCCTCCACGCCGTCAGCGCCGGTCTCGGGGAGGCGCCCGCCGTCGGCGCACTCGCGTCGACGGCGGTGGCCATGATCCTCTACCTGGGGGTCTTCTCGACCGCGATCGCCTTTCTGATCTACTTCACCATCCTGGAAGAACACGGCGCCTTCGAGGCGGCGCTCGTCGCGTACCTCGTCCCGATCGTCGCGACGATCGTCGGCGTGTTCGTCCTCGGCGAGTCGATCACCGCCCTGACGTTCGTCGGGTTCGGACTGGTCGCGACGGGCTTTGCGCTGCTGAAGCGCCGCGCGATCGCGGACGTGACGGGGATCGCCTCCAGCGTCGGCCGGCCGTGA
- a CDS encoding S66 family peptidase produces the protein MDEFVTPPPLERGDRIAVVASASNAGYRFPHVYEQGLDRLRDRFDLEPVEFPTTSKSDDYLYEHPEKRARDVMDAFADPDIRGVIAVIGGNDQLRILKHLDPDVLRENPTRFYGYSDNTNLALHLWNLGIVSYYGPCVMTELSMEGGLFEHTVEYTERAFFEDSFGELRPADEFTDEIGDWENPDSLSEPRETEPNPGWRWAGGDDPVEGRLWGGCLEVLDQQFLADRYPPDDEALDGAILAIETSEELPDPAWVTGVLQALGEREVLRRFHGVLVGRPAAQSYLESRPPERRERYRQEQREAIERVFAEYNPDAPIVSNLDFGHTWPTTPVPIGARVAIDPAAKTIRFE, from the coding sequence ATGGACGAGTTCGTCACCCCGCCGCCGCTCGAACGGGGCGATCGGATCGCGGTCGTCGCGTCGGCGTCGAACGCGGGTTACCGGTTTCCCCACGTCTACGAGCAGGGGCTCGATCGGCTCCGCGATCGGTTCGACCTGGAACCGGTAGAGTTTCCGACGACGTCAAAGTCCGACGACTACCTGTACGAGCACCCCGAGAAGCGGGCACGGGACGTGATGGACGCCTTCGCGGATCCCGACATTCGCGGGGTGATCGCGGTCATCGGCGGCAACGATCAGCTTCGGATCCTGAAACACCTCGACCCCGACGTCCTCCGGGAGAACCCGACTCGCTTCTACGGCTACAGCGACAACACGAACCTCGCGTTGCACCTGTGGAACCTGGGGATCGTCTCCTACTACGGGCCGTGCGTCATGACCGAACTGTCGATGGAGGGCGGCCTCTTCGAGCACACCGTCGAATACACCGAGCGGGCGTTCTTCGAGGATTCGTTCGGCGAACTTCGACCCGCCGACGAGTTCACCGACGAAATCGGCGACTGGGAGAATCCCGACTCGCTCTCGGAACCGCGAGAGACCGAACCCAATCCCGGCTGGCGCTGGGCCGGCGGGGACGACCCCGTGGAGGGCCGGCTCTGGGGAGGTTGTCTCGAAGTCCTCGACCAGCAGTTCCTGGCCGATCGCTACCCCCCCGACGACGAGGCCCTGGACGGCGCGATTCTCGCGATCGAAACCTCCGAGGAACTGCCGGACCCCGCCTGGGTGACGGGCGTGTTGCAGGCGCTCGGCGAGCGCGAGGTCCTCCGACGGTTCCACGGGGTTTTGGTCGGTCGCCCGGCCGCCCAGTCCTACCTCGAGTCGCGGCCGCCCGAGCGGCGAGAACGGTACAGGCAGGAACAGCGCGAGGCGATCGAGCGCGTCTTCGCCGAGTACAATCCCGACGCCCCGATCGTCTCGAACCTCGATTTCGGCCATACCTGGCCGACGACGCCGGTGCCGATCGGCGCTCGCGTGGCGATCGATCCAGCCGCGAAAACGATTCGCTTCGAGTGA
- a CDS encoding acyl-CoA thioesterase produces the protein MTDLMETLIENREMVQPNHANNLEVAHGGNVMKWMDEIGAMSAMRFSGETCVTARVDQMNFERPIPVGDTAYITAYVYDAGNSSIKVRLITEREDLRTRERERTTESYFVYVAIDDRNRPTPVPDLTVSSEKGERLREVALEGENGNGGSR, from the coding sequence ATGACGGACCTGATGGAAACGCTGATCGAGAACCGGGAGATGGTTCAGCCGAACCACGCGAACAATCTCGAAGTCGCCCACGGCGGAAACGTCATGAAGTGGATGGACGAGATCGGGGCGATGTCCGCGATGCGGTTTTCGGGGGAGACGTGCGTGACCGCCCGGGTCGATCAGATGAACTTCGAGCGTCCGATCCCGGTCGGCGATACGGCGTACATCACGGCCTACGTCTACGACGCCGGCAACTCGAGCATCAAGGTTCGGCTAATCACGGAACGCGAGGATCTGCGGACGCGCGAACGCGAGCGGACGACCGAATCCTACTTCGTCTACGTCGCGATCGACGACCGGAACCGGCCGACCCCGGTTCCCGATCTGACCGTCAGCAGCGAAAAAGGGGAGCGGCTCCGCGAAGTGGCGCTGGAAGGCGAGAACGGGAACGGCGGCTCCCGATAG
- a CDS encoding TraB/GumN family protein, which translates to MSDAGDATVPELPDPPSGERGSVHVLGTAHVSQASVDDVHETIDREDPDVVAVELDEGRYRQMQGGAPDDIEAKDLLSGNTVFQFLAYWMLSYVQSRLGERFDIEPGADMRAAIESAERNGHGVALADRDIQVTIQRFWRRLSFAEKLKMIGGLALGVTDPRTIGLTFGAVFGVFAGVVFGAFLAPLLGYGDLLSLGVTDPATLRYVGAAGVGAIVGLFIGLLFLPSLESGGQDTGGLVNGFTIRLVGGVFLGIAGCLALVATGTFVGPFSAAAFEGAGGYGIRGITGALAGLGVGVATGVVFGFVLEAIGGDAEEIDEIDIEEMTDGDVVSAMMEEFRQFSPRGANALIDERDAYIAHNLHQLREQGYDVVAVVGAGHKAGIERYLSNPGDLPPMESLTGTASGRRFSPLKIVGYLVMVGFVGFFFLLLMAGVQNRFLLQLFLAWFLFNGVFAFTLARLAGARWTSAGVGGAVAWLTSINPLLAPGWFAGYVELRHRPVNVRDIQTLNEIIGDTDRPILEAFEDMFDVPLFRLIMIVALTNIGSMIATFLFFIVVVPWMGHEVGGVEALMGELIQGAENSLELIREILS; encoded by the coding sequence ATGAGCGATGCAGGTGACGCCACCGTGCCCGAGCTTCCCGACCCGCCGTCGGGCGAGCGCGGCTCGGTGCACGTCCTCGGGACGGCACACGTCTCGCAGGCGAGCGTCGACGACGTACACGAGACGATCGATCGGGAAGATCCCGACGTCGTCGCCGTCGAACTCGACGAAGGGCGGTACCGACAGATGCAGGGCGGTGCGCCCGACGACATCGAAGCGAAAGATCTCCTCTCGGGGAACACGGTCTTTCAGTTCCTGGCGTACTGGATGCTCTCGTACGTCCAGTCGCGACTCGGGGAGCGGTTCGACATCGAACCCGGCGCGGACATGCGGGCCGCGATCGAATCCGCGGAGCGAAACGGCCACGGGGTCGCGCTCGCCGACCGGGACATTCAGGTGACGATCCAGCGGTTCTGGCGCCGACTCTCGTTCGCGGAGAAGTTGAAGATGATCGGCGGACTCGCCCTCGGCGTCACCGATCCCCGGACGATCGGGCTGACCTTCGGCGCGGTGTTCGGGGTGTTCGCCGGGGTCGTCTTCGGCGCCTTTCTGGCGCCGTTGCTCGGGTACGGCGACCTCCTCTCGCTCGGCGTGACCGATCCCGCGACGCTCCGCTACGTGGGCGCCGCGGGCGTCGGCGCCATCGTCGGGTTGTTCATCGGATTACTCTTTCTCCCCTCGCTCGAGTCCGGAGGCCAGGACACCGGCGGGCTCGTCAACGGCTTCACGATCCGACTCGTTGGCGGCGTCTTCCTCGGGATCGCCGGCTGTCTCGCGCTGGTGGCGACCGGGACCTTCGTCGGCCCCTTCTCCGCGGCGGCGTTCGAAGGTGCCGGAGGGTACGGGATCCGCGGGATCACCGGCGCGCTGGCCGGACTCGGCGTCGGCGTCGCGACCGGGGTCGTCTTCGGATTCGTCCTCGAGGCGATCGGCGGCGACGCCGAGGAGATCGACGAGATCGACATCGAGGAGATGACCGACGGCGACGTCGTCTCGGCCATGATGGAGGAGTTCCGGCAGTTCAGCCCGCGCGGCGCGAACGCGCTGATCGACGAACGCGACGCGTACATCGCGCACAACCTCCACCAGCTTCGAGAGCAAGGGTACGACGTCGTCGCCGTCGTCGGCGCGGGACACAAGGCGGGGATCGAACGCTACCTGTCGAATCCCGGCGACCTTCCGCCGATGGAGTCGCTGACCGGAACCGCCTCGGGACGCCGGTTCTCGCCGCTCAAGATCGTCGGCTATCTCGTGATGGTCGGGTTCGTCGGCTTCTTCTTCCTGTTGCTCATGGCGGGCGTCCAGAACAGGTTCCTGCTCCAGCTCTTTCTCGCCTGGTTCCTGTTCAACGGCGTCTTCGCGTTCACGCTGGCTCGCCTGGCCGGCGCTCGCTGGACGAGCGCGGGCGTCGGCGGCGCGGTCGCCTGGTTGACGAGCATCAATCCGCTGTTGGCTCCCGGCTGGTTCGCCGGCTACGTCGAACTCAGACACCGTCCGGTCAACGTTCGCGACATCCAGACGCTGAACGAGATCATCGGCGACACGGATCGGCCGATTCTCGAGGCGTTCGAGGACATGTTCGACGTCCCGCTGTTCCGCCTGATCATGATCGTCGCGCTGACGAACATCGGGAGCATGATCGCGACGTTCCTGTTCTTTATCGTCGTCGTCCCCTGGATGGGACACGAGGTCGGCGGCGTCGAGGCGTTGATGGGCGAGCTCATTCAGGGCGCGGAGAACAGTCTCGAACTGATTCGGGAGATCCTCTCATGA